GTACGGCACCACGCAGGCCGCCGCCACGGCCGTACCGCCGACCAGGAACCGCGCCTTCACCCGCCGCACGTCGGCGACCAGCCCGAGCACGGCGACGGCGCCCGCGGCCATCAGCAGCCGCTCGATCTCCGGCCCCAGCGGGGCGAAGCCCGTCCACTCGCCCGCGGCGACGACCAGGCAGGTCACGAGCACGACCCCGGCACCGCCGAGCAACGGCAGCGGCCGCTGGCGCCGACGGTCGACGATGCCGAGGCGCAGGGCGGGCAGCCGGAGCAGCGCCGCGAGGAAGGCGGCGAGGAGTAGCGAGGTGGTGGCGGCTGCGATCCCGTAAAGCACGGGGCTAGGTTAGTGCCGTATATACCATTTCGGGATGAATAACACGATCGGTTCTTAAGGCAACCCTCAGCGACTCACATCACTCCGCACCTGGCTACAGTGCGGCAGAGGATGCGGGTAGTCTCAGACAGACTGAATAAGTTACCGCTCAGTAATGTCCTCTCAGTAATGTCGAGGCACCCCCTCGAACCACCCCTCGCAGGCCCGAGGAGCCCCGAAATGCAACTCGCCGCGATCATCGTGTCGCTGGTGCTGACCGTGGTCGGCGTTGCGCTGCTCGCACGCGCCATCGGCCAGTTCGTCCGGTACTTCAAGCTCGGCCAGCCCGTGCCCGCCGGCACCCGGACCGACAACCCCTACCAGCGCAGTGTGACCCTGGTGCGGGAGTTCCTCGGCCACACCCGGATGAACCGGTGGGGCATCGTCGGCTTCGCCCACTGGTTCGTGGCCGTCGGCTTCCTGACGCTGCCGCCCACCCTGGCCCAGGCCTTCGGCCAGCTCTTCCAGGCCGACTGGACGCTGCCGATCATCGGCGGGTTCCTGCCGTTCGAGCTGTACATCGAGTTCATCGGCGTGATGACCATCCTGGGCATCGCCGTCCTGATGGTCATCCGCCTGCTGAGCCTGCCGTCCCGGGCGGGCCGCAAGTCGCGCTTCGCGGGCTCCAAGGCCGGCCAGGCGTACTTCGTCGAGTACGTCATCCTCACCATCGGCCTCGCGATCTACGTGCTGCGCGGCCTGGAGGGTGCGATCCACCACGTGGAGCACTACGAGGCCGCGTACTTCGCCTCGTATCCGCTGGTCCTGGCCTTCAAGGGCCTGAGCGTCTCCACCCTCCAGACCCTGATCTACTTCACCGCGATGGTGAAGATCAGCACCTCGTTCATCTGGATGATCGTGGTCTCGCTCAACACCAACATGGGTGTGGCCTGGCACCGCTTCCTGGGCTTCCCGAACATCTGGTTCAAGCGCAACGCGACGGGTGAGACCGCCCTCGGCGCCCTCCAGCCGATGACCTCCGGCGGCAAGCCGATCGACTTCACCGACCCCGGCGAGGACGACGTCTTCGGTGTCTCCCAGGTCGAGCAGTTCTCCTGGAAGGGCCTGCTGGACTTCTCCACCTGCACCGAGTGCGGTCGCTGCCAGTCGCAGTGCCCCGCCTGGAACACCGGCAAGCCGCTCTCCCCCAAGCTCCTGATCATGTCGCTGCGCGACCACGCGCACGCCAAGGCGCCGTACCTGCTGGCCGGCGGCGGCAAGACCATGGAGGGCGAGGAGAAGGCCTCCGAGGAGCAGCTCAAGGACGTCCCCGCGGCCGCCCTCGCGGAGGCCGAGCGCCCCCTGATCGGCACCGTCGAGGAGAACGGCGTCATCGACCCGGACGTCCTGTGGTCCTGCACCACCTGCGGCGCCTGCGTCGAGCAGTGCCCGGTGGACATCGAGCACATCGACCACATCGTCGACATGCGCCGCTACCAGGTGATGATCGAGTCCGCGTTCCCGTCCGAGGCGGGCACGATGCTCAAGAACCTGGAGAAGAAGGGCAACCCCTGGGGCCTGGCGAAGAAGCAGCGCCTGGAGTGGCTGAAGGAAGTCGACTTCGAGGTGCCGGTCGTCGGCAAGGACATCGAGGACCTCACCGAGGTCGAGTACCTGTACTGGGTCGGCTGTGCCGGCGCCCTGGAGGACCGGGCGAAGAAGACCACCAAGGCCTTCGCCGAGCTGCTGCACATGGCGGGCGTGAAGTTCGCGATCATGGGCGGCGACGAGAAGTGCACCGGTGACTCCGCCCGCCGCCTCGGCAACGAGCCCCTGTTCCAGGAGCTCGGCATGGAGAACGTCATGGCCCTGAACATGGCGTTCGGCGAGGAGATGGACGACGAGGGCAACGTCACGCCCGAGTCGAAGAAGCCGAAGTCGGCGAAGAAGATCGTCGCCACCTGCCCGCACTGCCTCAACACGATCGGCAACGAGTACCCGCAGATCGGCGGCGACTACGAGGTCATCCACCACACCCAGCTGCTCCAGCACCTGGTGGACGAGGGCAAGCTGGTCCCGGTGACCCCGGTCGAGGGCATCATCACCTACCACGACCCCTGCTACCTGGGCCGCCACAACAAGATCTACACGCCCCCGCGCGAGATCATCGCCAGCGTCCCGGGCATCCGCAACGAGGAGATGCACCGCCACAAGGAGCGCGGCTTCTGCTGTGGCGCCGGTGGTGCGCGGATGTGGATGGAGGAGCGGATCGGCAAGCGCATCAACAACGAGCGCGTCGATGAAGCTCTCTCGGTCAACCCGGACATCGTCTCGACGGCCTGCCCGTTCTGCCTCGTCATGCTGACCGACTCGGTCAACGGCAAGAAGAACGACGGCAAGGCCAAGGAGTCCATCCAGGTCGTGGACGTCGCCCAGCTGCTGCTGGAGTCGGTCAAGACGCCGGTGGACCCCGAGGACACGGCGGAGACGGAGAGCGAGCCGGAGCCCGAGCCGGTGAAGTAGCCGCTACGGCCGCCCCGGCGCCCCCTGTCCACATCGGGCAGGGGGCGCCGTCGTACGTCAGCCGATGCTGCGGACCGAGGTGAAGACGTGGCCCAGCAGAACGAGGAGGAACGCGCCGAGGACGCAGAGCATCTGGGGGACGCTCGGGGTCTGCCCCAGCAGCAGGGGAAGCCATCCCCAGAGCAGCGCCCCTGCCAGCACCGCGCGCACGGTCTGGAGCGGGGCCGACCAGGCCAGTTCCTGGAGGTCGTCGGCGTCGGGCACGAGGGTGAACACAAGGCCCAGGACGGCGCCGATGAGCCCGATGACGACGAAGGCGATCACCGACCCGGTGCCCAACTCGTCGTCCTGGAAGGCACTCCAGCGATTCCCGGCGAGCGCGTGCAGGTCCTTGCTCTCGTTGGCGTAACCGCCGAGCTCCGGCGCGGACCGGGCCCACAGGACGTCGATCTCGGTTCCCTGGCGCGGCTTCTCGTACGTGTAGGCACCGCGCACGGTGAGCCGCTCGGCACCGCCGGGCACGGAGACCACCAGCCGTGACGCGTACCCCTTCACGCCGCCTTCGCCGTCGGACTCCTCGCGGGTCGACTGCCGCTCCATGACCCTCGCGCTGCTGACCTCGGCACCCGCGTCGCGCAGGGCGTCGAGCTTCTCCCCCGCGTTGGCGGAGGTGAGCAGGGCGACGAAGAACACGGCGGAGGAGAACGTCACGAGCAGCCAGACCGCCCCCGTGCGGAGCTTGACCCAGACGTCGCCCGTGAACGTGTCGTCGTCGGGCTCGTCGCGCAGCACCCACAGCGCGATCGCACGCACCACCGCACATCCCGCGGCGACGGCGCCCCAGACGAGGGGCCCGTGCCAGGGCCGCGACATGGCGGTCGCCCCCAGCAGCCACGTACACGCGACGGCCGTCGCGATCCACCCCGCCGACGCGCACAGCCGTACGATCCACACCAGCGCAGTACCCATGTGCCCTCCCCCGAGGGGCGTCCCCCTCGCCCGCCGCGGGCACTGTACGGCAGGAACCAATCGGAAAGGACCCAAGCGTGATCATTTTCGGTACCAAGGGCTACCTCTACCAGCTGGCGATACTCACGCTGGTGTGCGGCCAGTGCGGGAACCCCGCCGCGCACACGCTCAGGAAGCGCGTCACGAAGTTCACGCTGTTCTTCGTGCCGCTGTTCCCGATCTCGACGAAGTACGCGACGCAGTGCACCTTCTGCGGCGCCGACCAGAAGGTGCCCCAGGAGCAGGCGGAGCAGCTCCAGACGCAGGCCGCCGCCGGTGGCGGGCACGGCGGTCAGCAGCAGTACGGGCAGTCGCAGCAGCCGTACCAGTCCTGACCCCCTGCGCCGTTACGACCTCGGCTGCTTGGAACCGTTCACCGCGTCAGCGGCGTGCCGGGGGCCGGGCCGCGACGAGAACTGGCCGACGAGCTCGCGAAAGCAGATCAGGGCGGTGATCGGCGGAATTCCGACGACCACCATCGCGAGCAGAGAATGCGGTGACTGGCCGATGCACAATGCCACCGCCGTGCCGGAGGAGACGAGCATGACGGCCCAGGACCGGCGGGCGGTTCGGCGCTGAACGGCTGCCCGCAGAATGGACAGCCCTGCCAGCAGCCACGGCCCGTACACCGTCAAGGGCCACCAATGGGCCAGCTTCGGCGAGACCACGAGCAGCGCGATGGAGCGCAGCTGATCGTACGAATACGAAATGGACCAGGTGAGCATCGTGCCCGCACACAGGGTGATGAGTGTGACCAGGACCGCGACGGTGATGATCTTCGGGTTTTTGGGAAGGACGTGAGCGCTGGGCTGAGGCCGCCGTCGGTGGACCGGGCGGGGCAGCGGCCTGTCGCTGTCCGGCGCGGGCGGAGCGGGAGCCGGGGCGGAAGCAGGATCCAGGCCCTGCCCCGTCAGCCCCGTCAGACCCGGCACCGTCAGGCCCTGCGTCGTGTTCAGCATCTGGGCGAGCTCTTCATCCAGATCCCAGCCGCCCGACGACGAGATCGCCGAATCAGGGACGTGCCACAGGTTCTGCATGTCGAGCTGTTGCGTGTAATGAGGCTGTTCGTCGACCGCCTCGTAGTCGGTGCGCATTTCTAGAACCCCTCCCCCTCCATCGCGGCCCGAAGATATTCACTCTCCATACGGCTGATGGTTCTGAGAAAGTCGTCGAGCAGATCGGAGCAGTGCGTGATGCCTTCCGCAGCGGTCTGATCAACCGCCTGCCGCAAGCGGAACGGATGATCATCATCTGCATGTGTTTCCCGCCAAGTCACGCCCACTCAACGAGCGCCACGCCGTGCAGGACATCTGGCATTCGGGGGAATATCCGTCAACGGTGATTATCTGGAATATCCGCGGCAGGGCCCGGACGGTGAAATTAAGAATATGTGTGATGCGGTGTTATTGATATCCGGCAGTCCGGTTCCGGAAGATCACGGCGAGGGCGGGGCCGGTGGCGAGGAGGAGGGCGAGGGCGGCGTAGCCGTGGGTGAGGGTGGCCAGGGAGGCGACGGCGGCGACCAGCAGCGGGCCGCCCGCGTCGCCGAGTTCGCGGCCCAGCTCGGCGGAGCCCATGGTCTGGCCGAGCCGTTCGGCGGGCGTGGAGGCGGCCAGGGCGGCGAACCCGAGCGGGGTGATCAGGCCGGTGCCGACGCCGATCAGCGTGGCGGCGAGGAGGACGCCGGCCAGGCCGGGCAGCATCGCCGAGGCCAGTCCCGCCGCCGTGATCAGCAGCCCGGCGGTGAGGCCGGTGCGTGCGGTGAGGCGGCCGTCGTCCAGGGCCCGCCCGGCCTTCGGCTGTACGACGGCCGCGCAGGCCGCCAGTACCGACACCGCGGCGCCGGTCGCGACCGTGCCGAGCCCGGCGGCGGCGCCGGAGACCGGCAGGAAACCGACGCCGACGGAGAGGGCGGCGGTCGCACCGGCCAGGGCGGCCGTGGGACGGACGAAGGCCGGGTCGGCCAGGCGCCGGGCCAGGTCCAGTACCGTCTGCCGCTGCTTGGGCAGCGGGGGGACGTGCGGGACGGCGAGCGCGGCCCAGAGCGCGACCGCCGCGCCGAGTACCGCGAGCACGGTGAACAGCAGTCGTAGGCCGCCGGCCCACACCAGGACGCCGCCGAGCAGCGGGCCCAGGGTGTAGCCGATGGACTTGTAGAAGCCGTAACTGCCGAACGCCCGCCCGTGCTTGGCCGCCGGGTTCAGCCGGGCGACCAGCGCGGACGCGGACGGTGAGAACGCCGAGGCCGCGGCGCCCTGACCGAGCCGGGCGGCCCAGAGCCAGCCGGGGCTGTCGGCGACGACGTACGCGGCGGAGGCCAGCGCGAACGCGACGAGGCCGCCGAGCAGCACCGGACGCGCCCCGATCCGGTCGGCGAGCGTGCCGAAGAGCGGCTTGAGCACGACCTCGGCACCGTCGTACAGCGCGAGCAGGCCGCCGAGGACCAGCAGGGAGGTCACGGCGTCGTCGGAGTACCC
Above is a window of Streptomyces sp. DT2A-34 DNA encoding:
- a CDS encoding heterodisulfide reductase-related iron-sulfur binding cluster, which codes for MQLAAIIVSLVLTVVGVALLARAIGQFVRYFKLGQPVPAGTRTDNPYQRSVTLVREFLGHTRMNRWGIVGFAHWFVAVGFLTLPPTLAQAFGQLFQADWTLPIIGGFLPFELYIEFIGVMTILGIAVLMVIRLLSLPSRAGRKSRFAGSKAGQAYFVEYVILTIGLAIYVLRGLEGAIHHVEHYEAAYFASYPLVLAFKGLSVSTLQTLIYFTAMVKISTSFIWMIVVSLNTNMGVAWHRFLGFPNIWFKRNATGETALGALQPMTSGGKPIDFTDPGEDDVFGVSQVEQFSWKGLLDFSTCTECGRCQSQCPAWNTGKPLSPKLLIMSLRDHAHAKAPYLLAGGGKTMEGEEKASEEQLKDVPAAALAEAERPLIGTVEENGVIDPDVLWSCTTCGACVEQCPVDIEHIDHIVDMRRYQVMIESAFPSEAGTMLKNLEKKGNPWGLAKKQRLEWLKEVDFEVPVVGKDIEDLTEVEYLYWVGCAGALEDRAKKTTKAFAELLHMAGVKFAIMGGDEKCTGDSARRLGNEPLFQELGMENVMALNMAFGEEMDDEGNVTPESKKPKSAKKIVATCPHCLNTIGNEYPQIGGDYEVIHHTQLLQHLVDEGKLVPVTPVEGIITYHDPCYLGRHNKIYTPPREIIASVPGIRNEEMHRHKERGFCCGAGGARMWMEERIGKRINNERVDEALSVNPDIVSTACPFCLVMLTDSVNGKKNDGKAKESIQVVDVAQLLLESVKTPVDPEDTAETESEPEPEPVK
- a CDS encoding zinc-ribbon domain-containing protein — protein: MIIFGTKGYLYQLAILTLVCGQCGNPAAHTLRKRVTKFTLFFVPLFPISTKYATQCTFCGADQKVPQEQAEQLQTQAAAGGGHGGQQQYGQSQQPYQS
- a CDS encoding DUF2637 domain-containing protein, with the protein product MRTDYEAVDEQPHYTQQLDMQNLWHVPDSAISSSGGWDLDEELAQMLNTTQGLTVPGLTGLTGQGLDPASAPAPAPPAPDSDRPLPRPVHRRRPQPSAHVLPKNPKIITVAVLVTLITLCAGTMLTWSISYSYDQLRSIALLVVSPKLAHWWPLTVYGPWLLAGLSILRAAVQRRTARRSWAVMLVSSGTAVALCIGQSPHSLLAMVVVGIPPITALICFRELVGQFSSRPGPRHAADAVNGSKQPRS
- a CDS encoding MFS transporter, producing the protein MWPLYAAGFTTAFGAHGIAANLGGYSDDAVTSLLVLGGLLALYDGAEVVLKPLFGTLADRIGARPVLLGGLVAFALASAAYVVADSPGWLWAARLGQGAAASAFSPSASALVARLNPAAKHGRAFGSYGFYKSIGYTLGPLLGGVLVWAGGLRLLFTVLAVLGAAVALWAALAVPHVPPLPKQRQTVLDLARRLADPAFVRPTAALAGATAALSVGVGFLPVSGAAAGLGTVATGAAVSVLAACAAVVQPKAGRALDDGRLTARTGLTAGLLITAAGLASAMLPGLAGVLLAATLIGVGTGLITPLGFAALAASTPAERLGQTMGSAELGRELGDAGGPLLVAAVASLATLTHGYAALALLLATGPALAVIFRNRTAGYQ